A genome region from Deinococcus detaillensis includes the following:
- a CDS encoding ABC transporter permease — protein sequence MSDSARPSPLAARLSLIFTGLAFVGLFLFPYGTLSRNFNAQSLLQRFPSGLINYVGGTFENLPNVSTALTLGWVTVLVLAAAIFAAVRRASWLWLAGAAALVLGIAAILIFNAGLDAAVADLVAKGVRARRIPWTSGGMHLGLFLPVLAGAVTLFAGLSMYPRAWDFLNRLRGLLVPVSAIALAIAVGAVVVLIVQPVPSGLDRPLALGELLTGKLDVVWYVYTTLFAPVTNVQDLFSSLKIATPLIFAGLGVAFGFRAGLFNIGGPGQLTMGGIGAMLVGVYAPLPPVLLLPATVLAAAAGGALWGAIPGLLKARFGSSEVINTIMLNYIASAIFIFLIGSSTFPFLGKTYNLPIKAEGFEAKSNEFQAGARLAPIADLLSFTRGEVTYFSMGPILALLAFGGVYYGLRQVKARLWIGLAAAVIVGFLTWNSLGIPITSSFTTSRLNTSFLIGLVCAVLMGVLLWRTSAGYALRAVGLSPAAAEYGGISVGKNVILAMTLSGALIGLGATHYTMGGALDEYRLKGNMPVGVGFDGIAVALMGQSTPGGVVAAAILFGTVDTGGVNVDRVLDKVNKDIVTVLKALIVLFIAAGGFLSRRITDPPPPTLVKAADAGGSDGGGKLSPSEAAREASTPLPNVGRSSEVISQDMLGGDPVAEENPDKERKS from the coding sequence ATGTCTGATTCTGCGCGGCCCTCGCCGCTGGCAGCCCGGTTAAGCCTGATCTTTACCGGGCTGGCATTCGTCGGCTTGTTTTTGTTTCCCTACGGCACCCTCAGCCGCAATTTCAACGCCCAGTCGCTGCTCCAGCGCTTTCCCAGCGGGCTGATCAACTATGTCGGCGGCACGTTTGAAAATCTGCCGAATGTCAGCACGGCCCTGACGCTGGGCTGGGTGACGGTGCTGGTGTTGGCAGCGGCCATCTTCGCCGCCGTGCGCCGCGCTTCTTGGCTGTGGCTGGCAGGCGCGGCGGCGCTGGTGCTGGGCATTGCCGCCATCCTCATCTTCAATGCTGGTCTGGACGCGGCGGTGGCCGATTTGGTGGCCAAGGGCGTGCGGGCCCGCCGCATTCCTTGGACATCCGGCGGAATGCATTTGGGCTTGTTCTTGCCGGTGCTGGCCGGAGCCGTCACCCTGTTCGCGGGCCTGAGCATGTATCCGCGCGCCTGGGACTTCCTTAACCGCCTGCGCGGGTTGCTGGTGCCGGTCTCGGCGATTGCGCTGGCCATCGCGGTGGGCGCGGTGGTGGTGCTGATCGTGCAGCCGGTACCGAGCGGCCTAGACCGTCCTTTGGCGCTGGGCGAACTCCTCACCGGCAAACTGGACGTGGTCTGGTACGTCTACACCACCTTGTTCGCCCCTGTGACCAATGTGCAGGACTTGTTCAGCTCGCTCAAAATCGCCACGCCGCTGATTTTCGCGGGGCTGGGGGTGGCCTTCGGCTTCCGGGCGGGCCTCTTTAACATCGGCGGCCCCGGCCAACTGACCATGGGCGGCATCGGGGCCATGCTGGTGGGCGTCTACGCGCCGCTGCCCCCCGTCTTGTTGCTGCCCGCCACGGTGCTGGCCGCCGCAGCGGGCGGAGCACTTTGGGGCGCGATTCCGGGCCTGCTCAAAGCGCGGTTCGGCTCCAGCGAAGTCATCAACACCATCATGCTCAACTACATCGCCTCGGCCATCTTTATTTTCCTGATCGGCTCGTCCACGTTTCCTTTTTTGGGCAAAACCTACAACCTTCCGATTAAAGCCGAGGGCTTCGAGGCCAAGAGCAACGAGTTTCAGGCGGGGGCAAGGCTCGCGCCAATTGCCGATCTGCTGAGTTTTACACGCGGTGAAGTGACTTATTTTTCGATGGGGCCGATTCTGGCGCTGCTGGCCTTCGGGGGGGTCTATTACGGGCTGCGGCAAGTCAAGGCGCGGCTGTGGATTGGGCTGGCGGCTGCTGTGATCGTCGGTTTCCTGACTTGGAACTCATTGGGCATCCCGATTACCAGCAGCTTTACCACCAGCCGCCTCAACACCAGCTTTCTGATCGGCTTGGTGTGCGCCGTGCTGATGGGCGTGCTGCTGTGGCGCACCTCGGCGGGCTACGCGCTGCGGGCGGTGGGCCTGAGTCCGGCAGCTGCCGAGTACGGCGGCATCAGCGTCGGCAAAAACGTGATTTTAGCCATGACCTTGTCGGGTGCACTGATCGGCCTCGGCGCGACCCACTACACCATGGGCGGAGCGCTCGACGAGTATCGCCTCAAAGGCAACATGCCGGTCGGCGTCGGGTTTGACGGCATAGCGGTGGCCCTGATGGGCCAGAGCACGCCCGGCGGAGTGGTGGCCGCTGCCATCCTCTTCGGCACGGTGGACACCGGCGGTGTCAACGTTGACCGGGTGCTCGACAAAGTCAACAAAGACATCGTGACGGTGCTCAAGGCCCTGATCGTGCTGTTTATCGCGGCGGGAGGCTTCCTGAGCCGCCGCATCACCGATCCGCCGCCGCCCACGCTGGTCAAGGCTGCCGACGCTGGCGGCTCGGACGGGGGCGGCAAACTTTCGCCGAGTGAAGCGGCCCGCGAAGCCTCGACCCCGCTGCCCAATGTGGGCCGCAGCAGCGAAGTGATTTCCCAAGACATGCTGGGCGGCGACCCAGTGGCCGAGGAAAACCCCGATAAGGAGAGGAAGTCGTGA
- the pyrE gene encoding orotate phosphoribosyltransferase, whose translation MSESSPPLDVLALYKEAGALHEGRFLLASGRHSPYFLQSTTLLQYPQHTAVLGAALAEKLKAADPKPDFVIGPAMGGVVLAYEVAKELGTRALFAEKDGQGGMKIREAFSVMPGQTFVAVEDVLTTGGSVLKAVRAAEAYGAVCLGVACLVDRRKETGPLDGYPLTSLLELYFETYPPDEVPAWLEERELQEI comes from the coding sequence ATGTCTGAATCTTCTCCCCCACTCGACGTGCTGGCCCTCTACAAAGAGGCCGGAGCGCTGCACGAAGGCCGCTTCCTGCTGGCCTCGGGGCGGCACTCGCCTTACTTTTTGCAGTCCACCACTTTGCTTCAGTATCCCCAGCACACCGCCGTACTCGGCGCGGCGCTGGCGGAGAAACTCAAGGCCGCAGACCCTAAGCCCGATTTCGTGATCGGCCCGGCGATGGGCGGTGTGGTGCTGGCTTACGAGGTCGCCAAAGAGCTCGGCACGCGGGCGCTGTTTGCCGAGAAAGACGGACAAGGCGGCATGAAAATCCGCGAGGCGTTCAGCGTTATGCCGGGGCAGACGTTTGTGGCGGTCGAAGATGTGCTGACCACTGGCGGCAGTGTGCTGAAAGCGGTGCGGGCCGCCGAAGCTTACGGCGCAGTCTGCCTCGGCGTGGCCTGCCTCGTCGACCGGCGCAAGGAAACGGGGCCGCTGGACGGTTATCCGCTGACCTCGCTGCTGGAGCTTTACTTTGAAACCTACCCGCCGGATGAAGTTCCGGCGTGGCTGGAAGAGCGGGAGCTGCAAGAGATTTGA
- a CDS encoding ABC transporter permease, producing MIAFLATLFSVTFAGIFIRSTVPLLLTALGGLYSERSGVVNIALEGLIIFGALAGAIITKELDAPLGAAAPWVGWLGGMVVGGMIAWIHAVLSIKYRADQVISGTAINLLATGVPAVVLTALYGSSTESPPVIHALPLWGVGDLKFSPPAYFALITVAVTWYVLYRTPYGLRLRASGEHPGAASSMGVNVKAMRYSAVILSGVLAGTAGVFLSIGNLDSYVRNISAGAGFIALAALIFGQWKPLGVFAATLLFGFLQALSIQLGGGNLLPGSLVQALPYLITVLALIFTGRSRAPKAVGKPLD from the coding sequence GTGATCGCATTCTTGGCAACGCTTTTCAGCGTCACGTTCGCCGGTATTTTTATCCGCTCCACCGTGCCGCTGCTGCTCACCGCGCTGGGCGGGCTGTACTCCGAGCGCAGCGGCGTGGTCAATATCGCCTTGGAGGGGCTGATCATCTTCGGCGCTTTGGCCGGCGCGATCATCACCAAAGAACTCGACGCGCCGCTCGGGGCCGCTGCGCCGTGGGTGGGCTGGCTCGGCGGCATGGTGGTGGGCGGCATGATCGCCTGGATTCACGCCGTCCTCAGCATCAAGTACCGCGCCGATCAGGTGATCTCCGGCACCGCCATCAACTTGCTGGCCACGGGCGTACCGGCGGTGGTGCTAACGGCCCTCTACGGCTCCAGCACTGAAAGTCCCCCGGTCATTCACGCGCTGCCGCTGTGGGGTGTGGGCGACCTTAAATTCAGCCCGCCAGCGTATTTTGCGCTGATTACGGTGGCCGTGACGTGGTACGTGCTCTACCGCACTCCTTACGGCCTGCGCCTGCGGGCCAGCGGCGAGCATCCCGGCGCGGCGTCGAGCATGGGCGTCAATGTCAAGGCCATGCGCTACAGCGCCGTGATTTTGTCGGGGGTGCTGGCGGGCACGGCGGGCGTCTTTCTGAGCATCGGCAACTTGGATTCTTACGTGCGCAACATCAGCGCGGGCGCGGGCTTTATCGCGCTAGCGGCGCTGATTTTCGGGCAGTGGAAGCCGCTGGGGGTTTTCGCGGCCACTTTACTCTTCGGCTTTTTGCAAGCACTCTCCATTCAGCTCGGCGGCGGCAATTTGTTGCCCGGCAGTCTGGTACAGGCGCTGCCGTACCTGATCACCGTGCTGGCCCTGATCTTTACGGGCCGCAGCCGCGCTCCCAAAGCGGTGGGCAAACCGTTGGACTAA
- the ndk gene encoding nucleoside-diphosphate kinase, whose translation MERTFAMIKPDGVRRGLTADILARIQRKGYRLVGLKQMVISRETAENHYAEHKERPFFGELVEFITGGPVVAMALEGENAILGWRGMMGATNPANAAPGSIRADFATTTGENVTHGSDSAESAERELGLFFKAEELLK comes from the coding sequence ATGGAACGAACTTTTGCCATGATTAAACCCGACGGTGTTCGCCGGGGTCTGACCGCCGATATTCTCGCCCGCATTCAGCGCAAAGGCTACCGCTTGGTGGGCCTCAAGCAGATGGTCATTTCGCGTGAAACCGCTGAAAATCACTACGCCGAACACAAAGAGCGCCCCTTTTTTGGTGAGCTGGTCGAGTTCATTACCGGCGGCCCAGTGGTGGCGATGGCCTTGGAAGGCGAGAACGCCATTCTGGGCTGGCGCGGCATGATGGGCGCGACCAACCCCGCCAATGCCGCACCCGGCAGTATCCGCGCCGACTTCGCCACGACCACGGGCGAGAACGTGACCCACGGCTCCGACAGCGCCGAAAGCGCCGAGCGCGAACTGGGCCTGTTCTTTAAAGCCGAAGAACTGCTGAAGTAA
- a CDS encoding P-loop NTPase family protein encodes MQPRAVQSRVRQRVMVVGSPGAGKSTFARQLAQRTGLLLTHLDDLYWRPGWVRPPPEVWQAQMGEAVSVERWILDGNYAGTLHLRAQRADTAIVLAYPRGLCLRRAITRAVFKRRPDAKDLGKEPLDWAFLRFIWTFPKLGKQQLEQLQAAPHLEVVVLRSDEEAQTFLANC; translated from the coding sequence ATGCAGCCCCGAGCCGTGCAGTCCCGAGTCAGGCAGCGCGTGATGGTCGTCGGCAGCCCCGGCGCGGGCAAAAGCACTTTTGCGCGGCAACTCGCCCAGCGCACCGGCTTGCTGCTGACCCATCTCGACGATCTGTACTGGCGGCCCGGTTGGGTCAGGCCGCCGCCGGAGGTGTGGCAAGCCCAGATGGGTGAGGCCGTCAGCGTCGAGCGCTGGATTTTGGACGGCAATTACGCGGGTACGCTCCATCTCCGGGCGCAGCGGGCCGACACCGCTATCGTGCTGGCTTATCCGAGGGGATTGTGTCTGCGGCGGGCCATTACACGGGCCGTTTTCAAGCGCCGCCCCGACGCCAAGGACCTCGGCAAAGAGCCGCTGGACTGGGCCTTTTTGCGCTTCATCTGGACATTTCCGAAACTGGGCAAGCAGCAACTCGAGCAGTTACAGGCCGCGCCCCATCTGGAAGTGGTGGTGTTGCGGAGCGACGAGGAAGCGCAGACGTTTCTGGCAAACTGCTGA
- a CDS encoding sensor histidine kinase — protein MISSAAPPRGGYFAELTAASTYRHLLYFALAALLSVVMAIALVTAVVGAALSPLLLGVPLLLLGGWTLGGLAQLDRVLGAALLGVNLSRPAAVRPKGWWPWLRCRLTEANTYKILLYSVAKLLFMALGGVWLLLTLAGGLGLVVVPFLLSTFPQLHVPVVLGTQAYTLGGASGVLLSLIGFFVVMLGISGLNLLTRAWLLISYGLLTEYGENASAVREVAALREGAATVAFAGSLEETLTSLLRLSMPATTAQSAHITVGPLQLSEGPARLPAFLGTNTDSDNANAEYGRDTLQRTGDLHVLSLALAPRGEVLGRLQAVYSTSPSTREMQFWAAVSDQAASAAHTARLIDQAQTQGSEQERARLARELHDSVAQALYGVSLSTRTARALLEKNPAKAAESLDFALSLADGASAEMKALLFALRPDALEEGGLVPALTRLAEMLRLRYQLQVELVAPTEPPLSINIKGTLYRVAQEATHNAVKHARAEQLSLSLLLSGPADDTWTLEVCDNGVGFDVTQTRAGSLGLKSMRERAALIGAILTLDSAPNQGTRLTLQVRALPVQALEARAPQVKA, from the coding sequence ATGATCTCCAGTGCTGCTCCGCCGCGTGGCGGGTACTTCGCCGAACTCACGGCGGCGTCCACTTACCGCCACCTGCTTTATTTCGCCCTCGCGGCGCTGCTGAGCGTGGTGATGGCCATAGCGTTGGTGACGGCAGTGGTGGGCGCGGCGCTCTCTCCGCTGCTGCTGGGCGTGCCGCTGCTGCTGCTCGGCGGCTGGACGCTGGGCGGGCTGGCTCAACTCGACAGAGTGCTGGGCGCGGCCCTCTTGGGCGTCAACCTCAGCCGCCCCGCTGCCGTGCGCCCCAAAGGCTGGTGGCCTTGGCTGCGCTGCCGCCTGACCGAAGCCAACACCTATAAAATTTTGCTCTACAGCGTGGCCAAGCTGCTGTTTATGGCTCTCGGCGGCGTTTGGCTGCTGCTCACCCTCGCCGGCGGGCTGGGCTTGGTAGTGGTGCCCTTTTTGCTTTCCACCTTTCCACAACTCCATGTGCCGGTGGTGCTGGGCACGCAGGCCTACACGCTCGGAGGCGCTTCGGGCGTGCTGCTCTCGCTCATCGGCTTTTTTGTGGTGATGCTGGGGATCAGCGGCCTCAATCTGCTGACCCGTGCTTGGCTGCTGATCAGTTACGGCCTGCTCACCGAGTACGGCGAAAATGCCTCGGCGGTGCGCGAAGTCGCCGCGCTGCGCGAGGGCGCGGCCACCGTCGCTTTTGCCGGCAGCTTGGAAGAAACGCTGACCAGCTTGCTGCGGCTGTCTATGCCCGCCACCACCGCCCAGAGCGCCCACATCACCGTCGGGCCGCTGCAATTGAGTGAAGGCCCGGCGCGGCTCCCGGCTTTCCTCGGCACCAATACCGACTCCGACAATGCCAACGCCGAGTATGGACGCGACACCTTGCAGCGCACGGGGGATCTGCACGTCTTGTCGCTGGCCCTCGCGCCGCGCGGGGAAGTGCTAGGCCGACTCCAAGCCGTCTACAGCACCTCACCCAGCACCCGCGAAATGCAGTTTTGGGCTGCCGTCAGCGACCAGGCCGCCAGCGCCGCCCACACCGCCCGCCTGATTGACCAAGCCCAGACTCAGGGCAGCGAACAAGAACGCGCCCGCCTCGCCCGCGAGCTGCACGACAGCGTGGCGCAGGCACTCTACGGCGTGTCGCTGTCTACCCGTACCGCCCGCGCCCTGCTCGAAAAAAACCCCGCTAAAGCCGCCGAGAGTCTGGACTTTGCCCTGAGCCTCGCCGACGGAGCCAGCGCCGAGATGAAGGCCCTCTTGTTTGCCCTGCGCCCCGACGCGCTGGAAGAAGGCGGCTTGGTGCCGGCCCTGACCCGTCTCGCCGAGATGCTGCGGCTGCGCTACCAATTGCAAGTGGAGCTTGTTGCCCCCACCGAGCCGCCGCTGAGCATCAACATCAAAGGCACGCTCTACCGCGTGGCGCAGGAAGCCACCCACAACGCCGTCAAGCACGCCCGCGCTGAGCAGCTCAGCCTCAGTCTGCTGCTCAGCGGCCCCGCCGACGACACGTGGACGCTGGAGGTGTGCGACAACGGCGTGGGCTTTGATGTGACCCAGACCCGTGCGGGCAGTTTGGGCCTCAAAAGTATGCGTGAACGGGCCGCTTTGATCGGCGCAATTTTAACGCTGGACAGTGCGCCGAATCAGGGCACGCGGCTGACTTTGCAGGTGCGGGCTTTGCCAGTGCAGGCTTTAGAAGCGCGGGCCCCGCAGGTCAAAGCGTGA